The window AGATACTCTCTCGGGGCACATTTGCGCTGGCAGTGCATCTCCCAAACACCTGGATATTGACGTCTCAAAACATAAAATCATGTCTCAAATAATGAATGAAAGTGTGAGCTTTGAAACCACACAATCATCTCACTTTTTATTATTCTCATCCACCAGCTCGTTCCTCTTCACATAATCTGTGATGATTGCTCTCACTTCCGCTGGTTGGAGTACTGTTCCTTTcctttgagcacacacacacacacacacacacgtcagtatAACACAAAATTAAAacagaaaaaaaaaaagactacAAACACACGAACGCTTGCAAGCATGTACCCAGACTCACCTCTTCTTGGCATCTTGAAACAGAGGCTCCAGACGAGAGGACACACTGTAGAGGGTAGTGATCTCAGGGGGATGGTAGGGCTTCTCCCCCTCTGCTCTTCCCACCTCCACTGAGGCCTCCTCTATCCCAGGATCCTTCGGGGTGCGGAAGGAGCGCAGTCTAGATGTAGCAGAAAAGACAGTAGTAAAACACTTCACTATTGCTAATCTCAAGTCCCTTCATAAATGTCGTAGGTGGAAGAGGCTATACTCACTCTGGGTTCTTCCAGTCAACCTCTACAATGCTCTCCACCCCTTTACTCAGCTCCTTCACCCTCACCaggctgtgctgctgctgcatGCACTGAAGGAACTTGGATAACTGGGGACAAAACATTAGATTTAGGATTTAAAAGGATAATTCATTGATCATTGATGGATAGTCAAATTAAAAATGTCTGGGTTTTGCCATCCGTTCTCCAAAATTCAAGTTTATTAGAAACATCATAGCATTGTGAAATGTCGAGGACTACTTATTCTAAGACGGAGGTTACCTTTTTATAGCTTGATTTCTTGATGTCAAGTTGCTTTCCACTTGGACTGTAAAAACAACAATTCATATGAGTGTTCAATTCAAAGCTACTTCTTTTAAGCAGAATCCTAACTTGAGACAGGCCAGATGCACAGAACTCTTGTATTTATGCACGGATGTCAGTGGGAAACTCAATGTTCCCGAGTCGTGTTTACCAGCAGGAGAACATGTGGATGCGCAGGAAGCTACTGGTCAGCAGGGGGAGCTCTGACTTCTTCACTTTGCTCTTGAGCGCCTGGAGGAAACACTGCAGTAGCAGGGCATCCATCTGCTCTGTAAGGACAGGACTATGTTTGTGAGATATCATGGAACTGTCTCTTTTTTTGGTTTGTCAATTCATGACTCATATGCAATAAGATGCCTGCTTTCAATGAAAGACACTTAATATCAAATATGTTTGCCATCAATCTCTTTGTTTTAAGGATTTTGATTTATTAAGGACAACGTAATTAGGTTGGAATTACATATTGACAGAACTCTTCTCAATTCCCTTAGACCCAAACACATGGACACATATAATAAACTGCCAAACTCTACTCTCCCTGGATCTCCAGTTGAGCAGTAATAGCTACCTTGTGGGCTTCTCAGGTCCTCTGGgtcttctccttcctctttcccgtgctctccctcctccctgtcagCCAGGCTGAGCTCCTGGATACCAGGGCAGGGGGCATCTGGGACACGGTTGGGACAGGGTTCCTCTTCACCCCCCTCTGTTgcctcatcatcatcctcctcttcttcttcttcatagGTTGCCTCGACaccctcagtgtccacatcaggAATGGAGGGAGGACCAGACTTGTCTCCAAATGCCCTAAAAATAAAATTGTGTaacactaaccaggtttccatccacagtttttatgcgtGTAAAGTCATACCGTATAAAAATCACGAcaactgtgatggaaacaggaagttgcgttacaattttataaatgtcgACAGATAATCTGTTCATTCGACATGtagggatctttttgtgtctgtaaaattaattatgcaatAAATGGTGGTGGAAATAATAactttatgcacaaatattgatatacagtgagggaaaaaagtatttgatctcctgctgattttgtacgtttgcccactgacaaagaaatgatcagtctataattttaaaatggtaggtttatttgaacagtgagagacagaagaacaaaaaaaatcctgaaaaacgcTGGTCAAAagtgttataaattgatttgcattttaatgtgggaaataagtatttgacccctctgcaaaacataacttagtacttggtggcaaaacccttgttgacaatcagaggtcagacgtttcttgtagtttgcacacatctcaggagggattttgtcccactcctctttgcagatcttctccaagtcattaaggtttcgaggctgatgtttggcaactcgaaccttcagctccctccacagattttctatgggattaaggtctggagactggctaggccactccagaaccttaatgtgcttcttcttgagccactcctttgttgccttggccgtgtgttttgggtcattgtcatgccggaatacccatccacaacccattttcaatgccctggctgagggatggaggttctcacccaagatttgacggtacatggtcccatccatcatccctttgatgcggtgaagttgtcctgtccccttagcagaaagaCACCCCCAatgcataatgtttccacctccatgtttgacggttgggatggtgttcttagggtcataggcagcattcctcctcctcctccaaacacggcgagttgagttgatgccaaagagctccattttggtctcatctgaccacaacactttcccccagttgtcctctgaatcattcagatgttcattggcaaacttcagacgggcatgtatatgtgctttttgagcagggggaccttgcgggagctgcaggatttcagtccttcatggcgtagtgtgttaccaattgttttcttggggactatggtcccagctgccttgagatcattgacaagatcctcctgtgtagttctgggctgattcctcaccattCTCATGATCATtacaactccacgaggtgagatcttgcatggagtccCAGGCCGAAGGgttaccttctcaccaagctgcttcgcgatggtcttgtagcccattccagccttgtgtaggtctacaatcttgtccctgacatccttggagagctctttggtcttggccatggtggagagtttggaatctgattgattgattgcttctgtggacaggtgtcttttatacaggtaaaaaactgagattaggagcactccctttaagagtcaGACTGTCCCAAACTGGGTAAAAAAACTAGTTATTGACAAACAAATGCGTCAGGGTTATAGTAATTGACAGTCTGACcatgcctcagtgtgtgtgttgaggttgaCCAGGCACTCACCACAGGCTGTCCATGTAGGTGTGGAGGACTGACACCCCTCTGCCCTTCATGCCCAAGCTCCTCATCTCAGCACTGGACATGGTGGCAGTGCCCACTGCCATGGGAGCCCTGGAAACAACCAGGACATTGTGAGAATGACAGGCTTCATATTCTATGTGTTCATTATAGACAGCGGTAACAGCCACAAACGGCTTCAGTCAATCAACTTCCTTCTGATGTATGGCTTAGCCCTACCTGTTGCTAACAACTTTAACAGCACAGCAGTCCCCCTTCTTCACCTCTGGGATCCCACTTAGAGGCACCACCACTCCAGGCAGCATGAGATCtgtggaggagcagggaggagagagtttcacaatacatttttttttattttacctttatttaaccaggtaggcaagttgagaacaagttctcatttacaattgcgacctggccaagataaagcaaagcagttcgacagataaaacgacacagagttacacatggagtaaaaacaaacatacagtcaataatgcagtataaacaagtctatatacaatgtgagcaaatgaggtgagaagggaggtaaaggcaaaaaaggccatgatggcaaagtaaatacaatatagcaagtaaaatactggaatggtagttttgcaatggaagaatgtgcaaagtagaaataaaaaataatggggtgcaaaggagcaaaataaataaataaattaaaattaaatacagttgggaaagaggtagttgtttgggctaaattataggtgggctatgtacaggtgcagtaatctgtgagctgctctgacagttggtgcttaaagctagtgagggagataagtgtttccagtttcagagatttttgtagttcgttccagtcattggcagcagagaactggaaggagaggcggccaaagaaagaattggttttgggggtgactagagagatatacctgctggagcgtgtgctacaggtgggagatgctatggtgaccagcgagctgagataaggggggactttacctagcagggtcttgtagatgacatggagccagtgggtttggcgacgagtatgaagcgagggccagccaacgagagcgtacaggtcgcaatggtgggtagtatatggggctttggtgataaaacggattgcactgtgatagactgcatccaatttgttgagtagggtattggaggctattttgtaaatgacatcgccaaagtcgaggattggtaggatggtcagttttacaagggtatgtttggcagcatgagtgaaggatgctttgttgcgaaataggaagccaattctagatttaactttggattggagatgtttgatatgggtctggaaggagagtttacagtctaaccagacacctaagtatttgtagttgtccacgtattctaagtcagagccgtccagagtagtgatgttggacaggcgggtaggtgcaggtagcgatcggttgaagatgTTATGTTAATGACATGTTAATGACTGATACATTGATTAATATTAGTCCAGGTTTTACATAATACAAATAACCGTACCTGCCCCTCCAGCCAGTTTCTGTAGCACTGGAGGCCATGTTGTGAATGTTGGCAAGACATGGGGATAACGCCAAAGCGTATACACTGAAAAACAACAAGACATACTGTACCGTCAAGATTTCACTTTTTTTTCCTGAATTATATGGTCAGTGCATCTGCCACTTGACTGTAACCCTACCTGTGGGATAGAGACATTTCTCCAGCTCAAACAACACTGGGGTCTTATGAAGCACGTAGAGGGTCACTGCATCTCCCTTGTGGGCATAAATCTTCACGACATTCAGCTCCTCTTTGTTTGGGACCAACTCGGACAGGTcctccacagacagagagggaaaggctGTGGCTATGTCCGCTTTCAACTTCCTCCTAAGGTGGGTAGAGAGATGATATGAAATGTTATCTGAAATTGTTATGCTTTCATTTCCACAAGCCTATaatgactgaatcacaaccaccACCTGCATCTTAGTTCTGTGAGTAGGAAATGGAACAGGTCAGATATCCAAAACCTAGATTTATCTAATCTCCAGTAGTCCAAAGGCCGGCAGATGGCCATATTTATTCGCCTCATCGCCATCTGCCGGCACAGTAAGTCGTAATTTGATTTAACTTCTGGCTTCCCACCGACAGTTTTTGTGCAACCCAATACAAGAGCGAGCAACGCTGCAGTGTAATATGCCAGCGTTGCTAATAATAGCAGCTAGCTACCCATCTACACTAATCATAGACGCTAACTATCTTTAGCATCTATTGATGAAGGGGGCTCAATACGCATTTCATGGGGGACTTTTGTTAAGAGCCCCGAGGCGTTCTCTAAATGTGAACAGGCATCCCTTCCAGTAGTGTTGTTTTGAAACACAAGGAACACAATATCAGTGAGAAAtcattttcaaaaaacaaaatgtttaattACTACACACCTTCATAGGGTTACCACACAGCCATATTTCCATGTTATAGCACTTGTTCACGGAAAAGAGATGGAAGACAGGCATACCAGCGCTAATTAGATTTCTGCATCTccaaacacctgtgtgtaaacggaAGACTGACGCCACAACCGTGtggtcactgaaaaatactgtcggcTGCAATTGTGTTAAAACCATTTAAAAAGTGTCCAGTAAGTGTATATTTTGATATTATATGAAAGTAGAGGTCTTTAGGTTTCAAGAACCGTACATACCGTAATTGAGAAGCAATTTGATTCCCATTAAGACAGTATTCGGTTGTTTTGGCTTCCAGAGCAAATTCACATCTAAACAGAACATTTAAGGTCCTTTGACTATACAGTGCATCCATGaagtatccagaccccttgactttttccacatttaattAAATTACAGCCTTcctctaaaatggatgaaacaagtgtcctcaatctacacacaatgtctAATGACATTAGACATTTctgtaaatgtataaaaataaactgaaaatatcacatttaaataagtattcagaccttttacaaagtactttgttgaagcacctttggcagtgattacagccacaagtcttcttgggtatgacgctaccagcttggcatacctgtatttggggagtctcGCTCATACTTGTCTGCagatctgt of the Oncorhynchus kisutch isolate 150728-3 linkage group LG17, Okis_V2, whole genome shotgun sequence genome contains:
- the eif2d gene encoding eukaryotic translation initiation factor 2D, which encodes MFSKSFRVKSNTVIKGSDRRKLKADIATAFPSLSVEDLSELVPNKEELNVVKIYAHKGDAVTLYVLHKTPVLFELEKCLYPTVYTLWRYPHVLPTFTTWPPVLQKLAGGADLMLPGVVVPLSGIPEVKKGDCCAVKVVSNRAPMAVGTATMSSAEMRSLGMKGRGVSVLHTYMDSLWAFGDKSGPPSIPDVDTEGVEATYEEEEEEDDDEATEGGEEEPCPNRVPDAPCPGIQELSLADREEGEHGKEEGEDPEDLRSPQEQMDALLLQCFLQALKSKVKKSELPLLTSSFLRIHMFSCCPSGKQLDIKKSSYKKLSKFLQCMQQQHSLVRVKELSKGVESIVEVDWKNPELRSFRTPKDPGIEEASVEVGRAEGEKPYHPPEITTLYSVSSRLEPLFQDAKKRKGTVLQPAEVRAIITDYVKRNELVDENNKNYVIINPILCDCLLEKSEYQEVEALKWDDLFSRTLYKMQHCHQLVFPGQPPIVKKGHIEPIDISVASRGSNKKVTMIKNLEVYGLDPMAVSVALQHRVQASSALNPVPGSKDRVLVQIQGNQVQQVCKLLLDKYQIPCKYIQGLDNKVQKPGRKK